One genomic segment of Picosynechococcus sp. PCC 7002 includes these proteins:
- a CDS encoding sigma-70 family RNA polymerase sigma factor, with protein sequence MDDHTLCTLILNIYHCHATNQPYDNVAETLAFGLDQIPRLKAYLGSGYSRYYDLALPMTMKDVQKNITRFFTDKAQVKFSQRQLDHPTDVAIVSKAFINWVSMILKRDCQDEKRKLDRRRASGKGFQGSISLGTPIGEGQTLEDFIPADTNPMHNLIDAETIRENQRKHQEILALLPEKLACASKKYSQCNCYEIFVRQNLREPKQTFKEIALELGISQGTITGHWHRKCKPLFDELRQHYC encoded by the coding sequence ATGGACGACCACACCCTCTGCACCCTCATTCTCAACATTTACCACTGCCATGCCACCAACCAACCCTATGACAACGTCGCAGAAACCCTTGCTTTTGGCCTTGATCAAATCCCCCGACTTAAAGCCTATTTAGGCTCTGGCTACTCACGCTATTACGACCTGGCATTGCCAATGACCATGAAGGATGTCCAAAAAAATATCACCCGATTTTTTACAGACAAGGCCCAGGTCAAGTTCAGCCAACGGCAGCTTGATCATCCAACTGATGTAGCAATCGTTTCCAAAGCTTTCATAAACTGGGTTTCGATGATCCTCAAGCGAGATTGCCAGGATGAAAAACGTAAACTAGATCGTCGCCGTGCGTCGGGCAAAGGATTTCAAGGCTCTATTAGTCTTGGTACGCCTATTGGTGAAGGGCAAACCCTCGAAGACTTTATTCCCGCTGATACAAATCCTATGCATAATCTCATCGACGCTGAGACCATCCGCGAAAACCAACGGAAACATCAGGAAATTTTGGCCTTATTACCGGAGAAATTAGCCTGTGCTTCCAAAAAATATTCCCAATGTAATTGCTATGAGATCTTTGTCCGACAAAATCTTCGCGAGCCTAAACAAACCTTCAAAGAAATTGCCCTAGAGCTTGGCATTTCCCAGGGAACAATCACTGGTCACTGGCACCGTAAATGCAAACCTCTCTTTGACGAACTTCGTCAACATTATTGTTAA